One Vespa crabro chromosome 4, iyVesCrab1.2, whole genome shotgun sequence DNA segment encodes these proteins:
- the LOC124423580 gene encoding dihydroorotate dehydrogenase (quinone), producing MAQRLSNKAKIKSFITVTSSAAALFGGICIYQGNEKFYKEIAIPLVQQIDPEVAHIMAIKALKWGFVPKEKLNDPISLRTSIWDLVFKNPLGMAAGFDKQGEAIEGLHKIGFSFVEIGSITPMPQSGNPKPRVFRLLEDNAIVNRYGFNSDGHDKVWERIKKLKENKDFVGIIGINLGKNKNSEDAAQDYINGIKKFSDVADYFVINVSSPNTPGLRSLQSKQNLKMLLTKVNEIRQIIGSKQPLLLKLAPDLSETERQDIADIVLHTKTKIDGLILCNTTTSRVNLVNENKRESGGLSGAPLTDISTKIISDMYKRTYGKIPIIGVGGVFSGEDAYHKIKAGASLIQLYTSYIYNGPPIVGKIKRELNEILKKDGFSSINEAVGKDIKIS from the exons atggCACAACGATTAAGTAATAAGGCCAAAATCAAATCGTTCATAACTGTTACAAGTTCAGCTGCAGCATTATTTGGTGGAATATGCATTTAtcaaggaaatgaaaaattttataaagagaTAGCAATACCTTTGGTTCAACAAATAGATCCTGAAGTAGCTCATATTATGGCAATAAAAGCTTTAAAATGGGGATTTGTccctaaagaaaaattaaatgatccTATTTCACTTCGAACAAGTATTTGGGATTTAGTATTTAAAAATCCTCTTGGTATGGCTGCTGGTTTTGATAAACAAGGAGAAGCTATTGAAGGCTTGCATAAAATAGGTTTTAGTTTTGTAGAAATAG GATCCATAACACCTATGCCACAATCAGGTAATCCTAAGCCTAGAGTATTTAGATTATTAGAGGATAATGCAATTGTTAATCGTTATGGTTTCAATAGCGATGGCCATGATAAAGTATGGGAACGTATTAAAAAgcttaaagaaaataaagattttgtTGGTATCATTGGTATTAACTTaggcaaaaataaaaattctgaagATGCAGCGCAAGATTACATAAATGgtattaagaaattttcaGATGTAGCagattattttgtaattaatgtatCCAGTCCTAATACACCGGGACTTAGATCTTTACaaagtaaacaaaatttaaaaatgttgcTGACAAAAGTGAATGAAATAAGACAAATCATAGGTAGCAAACAACCATTACTTTTAAAATTAGCACCAGATTTATCTGAAACTGAACGACAGGATATAGCAGATATTGTTCTacatacaaaaacaaaaattgatgGTTTGATTTTATGCAATACAACAACTTCACGTGTAAATCTAGTGAAtgaaaacaagagagaaagtggtGGACTTAGTGGTGCACCTCTTACAGACATTTCTACCAAAATTATTTCAGACATGTATAAACGGACTTATGGTAAAATTCCAATTATTGGAGTAGGAGGTGTTTTCTCTGGGGAAGATgcatatcataaaattaaagCTGGGGCTTCTTTGATTCAATtatatacatcatatatatataatggtcCACCAATagttggaaaaataaaaagagaattaaatgaaatacttAAGAAAGATGGTTTTTCTTCAATAAATGAAGCAGTTGGTAAAGATATAAAGATTAGTTAA
- the LOC124423578 gene encoding transferrin-like, translating into MKAQLLLIVFVASTYAIDKYKFCMPSSNDNCQNIEKGDSQIECIRVSDNTECAIRLAEGKADFGLFSADALLLAYQFYPDEIVPIFGLRHRDKLLQKYEFQSVAVVSSDISIAINSGFESLKNAGLCHPGFSKAQWWNDYILKYFEKNTYEADCQTNITAIENELKNIKSFYGKACRPGDWASDVNFSAALKKKYPELCALCDNTTACKYTNDEKHGHIGALDCLTSGRGKVAYVALEYVHQYFKENQKSQYRFLCPDGSLHNLTSNNPCSWIKQPWGAIVARKKVADQLTNLLTLWLSGSATYAVESWSESLKRFIEENNGVITNITRPTSLVSYLAEGRKEVILSDVKTCGNVIRWCTISILERAKCEWIAKEAIALGIEPKISCWQTNSTFECFRDIADNKADIITIDSNYGYIARKVYNLTSILYAETDKQIMKDSMIMAVLRKPEDGNYPINNFQQLKGHRACFPEYGGISWLSFVKIARMNRIISPVSCNYPSLLSNLFSGACMPGIKNNNYEKSITSAIATKLCSVCPKTNDTHCTADNDNPYYGDKGALTCLKNGDGDIAFVEIGNIKEEKNNLNQYHILCKNGSLASTTGLNLDKPELCALSVTINSEVVGRKEYTEIDSLNAIMSLLKLQDWLGYRVYTLRVLHIYGKFIGVNDLLFKSSTIGLESTTSKIESVLAYKELFNHVDECSSAGLLMFSNVTLIALIVISIYSMI; encoded by the exons ATGAAGGCTCAATTGCTGCTGATAGTTTTTGTTGCAAGTACTTATGCAATAGACAAAT ATAAATTTTGTATGCCAAGCTCAAACGACAACTGTCAAAACATAGAAAAAGGCGATAGTCAAATTGAATGCATTCGCGTAAGTGACAATACTGAATGTGCAATACGTTTAGCAGAAGGCAAAGCAGATTTCGGTTTATTCAGTGCAGATGCATTATTACTGGCCTATCAATTTTATCCCGATGAAATCGTACCTATTTTCGGATTAAGGCATAGGGACAAACTTTTGC AGAAATATGAATTTCAATCTGTGGCTGTAGTATCTTCGGACATTTCCATTGCTATTAACAGTGGTTTTGAAAGTTTAAAAAATGCCGGTCTCTGTCATCCTGGGTTCAGTAAAGCACAATGGTGGAATGAttacattttgaaatattttgaaaaaaatacgtACGAAGCTGATTGTCAAACAAATATAACTGCgatagaaaatgaattaaaaaatattaaatcgttCTATGGTAAAGCGTGTAGACCAGGTGATTGGGCATCTGATGTTAATTTTAGCGCTGCTCTCa agaagaaataccCTGAGCTTTGTGCCTTATGCGATAATACGACTGCTTGCAAGTATACAAATGATGAGAAACATGGCCACATAGGTGCTTTGGATTGTTTAACATCGGGACGTGGAAAAGTAGCATACGTAGCACTCGAATACGTTCATCAATACTTCAAA GAAAATCAAAAATCTCAGTATCGATTTTTGTGTCCTGATGGATCCCTTCATAATTTAACTAGTAATAATCCTTGCTCGTGGATCAAACAACCATGGGGTGCAATTGTTGCTAGAAA AAAAGTGGCAGATCAACTTACAAACCTCTTAACTCTCTGGTTATCGGGATCAGCAACATATGCTGTTGAATCATGGTCAGAATccttaaaaagatttatagaagaaaataacggtGTCATCACAAATATTACAAGACCTACGTCTTTAGTTAGTTATTTGgcagaaggaagaaaggaagtaaTACTTTCAGACGTAAAAACTTGCGGCAACGTTATTCGTTGGTGTACTATAAGCATTCTCGAGAGAGCAAAATGTGAATGGATTGCGAAAGAAGCGATAGCTCTTGGTATCGAACCGAAAATTTCTTGCTGGCAAACCAATTCAACATTCGAATGTTTCCGTGACATTGCCGATAATAAAGCcgatatcattactatcgactCAAATTATGGATACATAGCACGAAA AGTTTACAATTTAACGTCCATCCTCTATGCTGAAACCGACAAACAAATCATGAAGGATAGTATGATCATGGCTGTTCTTCGGAAACCCGAAGATGGCAACTATCCGATAAACAATTTTCAACAATTAAAGGGTCATAGAGCTTGTTTCCCTGAATATGGTGGAATATCTTGGTTGAGTTTCGTTAAAATTGCTCGAATGAATCGCATTATTTCGCCAGTTTCTTGTAATTACCCTAGTCTCCTCAGTAATCTATTCTCTGGCGCTTGTATGCCCGGtataaagaacaataattacgagaaGAGTATCACATCGGCTATTGCAACCAAGCTTTGTTCCGTTTGTCCGAAAACAAATGATACTCATTGTACGGCAGATAATGACAACCCTTATTATGGTGATAAAGGAGCACTAACATGTTTAAAAAATGGAGACGGTGATATAGCTTTTGTTGAAATCGGTAATATAAAAG aagagaaaaataatctcaACCAATATCACATTTTGTGTAAAAATGGCAGTTTGGCTTCAACAACAGGATTAAATTTGGATAAACCAGAGCTTTGTGCTTTATCTGTAACCATCAATAGCGAA gtGGTTGGTCGAAAAGAGTACACAGAGATCGATTCCTTGAATGCAATTATGTCCTTACTAAAACTTCAAGATTGGTTAGGATATCGCGTTTATACATTGAGAGTACTCCATATCTATGGAAAATTTATTGGCGTCAATGATCTTCTGTTTAAAAGCTCTACTATTGGTTTAGAATCCACAACATCAAAAATCGAATCTGTATTAGCTTATAAAGAACTTTTTAATCATGTCGATGAATGTTCATCAGCTggattattaatgttttcaaATGTTACTTTAATcgcattaatagtaatatccaTTTATTCTATGATATGA
- the LOC124423579 gene encoding modular serine protease-like, whose protein sequence is MSAALVLTVLFWGKIINIALSEQISSTTSMFICTDGNQIPLINVCDGSFHCPDSSDETSKLCQHILCPLNMYKCAYGACVIRGSRCDGIKDCIDGSDEARCNFQSNQTCSVGEYQCSTPRLECIPIADVCNGYIDCSDKSDEDVSLCREYSCPDHTYRCSYGGCVYQEVLCDGIKDCFDGTDEDPSICGATNCNGIECSQYECREDEFACENERQCIPITKICDGIRHCRDGSDENSEMCIQRECRDDHYRCFYGACIPIEFICNLRPDCYDWSDEDETLCGTVLPEGACRLPGPKTGTHYKTRGCLRCRPGDVVPELTRLDYTCDPDGWLEGSNSIYCQNNRWLPSIPICSNNNDTLRITCPPILETNGAIKRCESKWGPRKGWISCENSVPIGTNAFIECPMFYERQAGSTRIICLHDGTWSQTPLSCIPVCGIRKSSVTLIVNGWKVQSEEYMPWQATLFSHENGQWKFFCGGTLIGERVVLTAGHCVWKTLPETIRVAFGILSNTLDNVEANAQVLDIDKIEIQNSYQDHQGNYASDIALLILKMPVKINEVVRPACINLQSDFTLLQAQKNGDNGFVAGMGITENDTYSSTLRITSMRVISNEKCREAQRKNFRKYITYTSFCAGWANGTGVCNGDSGEGFMLRRPNTAIWEVHGVVSISPRRLGTSICDPNYYAIFTKVSLYGDWIRSIIEKIPLMGPPDIHWQPNKDDIII, encoded by the exons ATGTCCGCAGCATTAGTACTTACCGTCCTTTTTTGGG gaaaaatcataaatatcgcTCTCAGCGAGCAAATTTCATCAACAACAAGTATGTTCATTTGTACCGATGGCAATCAAATACCTTTGATCAATGTATGTGATGGTTCATTTCATTGCCCAGATTCTTCTGATGAAACAAGCAAATTGTGTCAGCATATACT TTGCCCTTTAAATATGTACAAATGCGCTTACGGAGCTTGTGTGATCCGTGGATCACGATGCGATGGTATCAAGGATTGTATCGACGGAAGCGATGAAGCTCGTTGCAATTTTCAATCTAATCAGACATGCTCCGTCGGAGAATATCAATGCTCTACGCCTCGGTTAGAGTGTATTCCCATCGCAGATGTTTGTAACG GATATATCGATTGTTCAGACAAAAGTGACGAAGATGTTTCACTCTGTCGAGAATATTCTTGTCCTGATCATACCTATCGATGTTCATATGGAGGATGTGTCTATCAAGAAGTTCTTTGTGACGGCATAAAGGATTGCTTCGATGGCACTGACGAAGATCCGTCGATATGTGGAGCGACCAATTGCAATGGAATTGAATGTTCTCAATATGAGTGCAG aGAAGATGAATTTGCTTGCGAGAACGAGCGACAATGTATACCTATTACCAAAATCTGTGACGGTATTCGCCATTGTAGAGATGGTTCCGATGAAAACAGCGAAATGTGCATTCAACGAGA atGTCGAGATGATCATTACCGCTGTTTTTATGGCGCTTGCATTCCTATCGAATTTATCTGCAATTTACGACCGGATTGTTACGATTGGAGTGATGAGGATGAAACACTTTGCGGTACAGTTTTGCCCGAGGGTGCCTGTCGACTTCCTGGCCCGAAGACAGGAACTCACTATAAGACAAGAGGTTGTTTACGATGTCGACCTGGTGATGTCGTTCCTGAACTTACTCGTTTAGATTACACCTGTGACCCTGACGGATGGTTAGAGGGTTCCAATAGTATTTATTGTCAAAATAATCGATGGCTACCTTCTATCCCAATTTGTTCTAATA ATAACGATACGTTGCGTATAACTTGTCCACCGATCTTGGAAACCAATGGAGCTATAAAAAGATGCGAATCAAAATGGGGACCACGTAAAGGTTGGATTTCTTGTGAAAACTCTGTGCCTATTGGAACGAACGCCTTTATTGAATGTCCTATGTTTTATGAGCGTCAAGCTGGATCCACGCGAATAATATGTCTTCACGATGGGACATGGAGTCAAACACCATTAAGCTGTATTCCTGTTTGTGGAATACGCAAATCTTCAG TCACATTAATTGTAAACGGTTGGAAAGTACAAAGCGAAGAATATATGCCTTGGCAAGCTACGCTCTTTTCGCATGAAAATGGTCAATGGAAATTTTTTTGTGGTGGTACGTTGATCGGTGAACGTGTAGTACTCACTGCCGGTCATTGCGTCTGGAAAACTCTTCCAGAAACAATACGCGTTGCTTTTGGAATTCTTTCAAACACATTAGATAACGTAGAAGCGAACGCTCAAGTGCTTGATATAGATAAAATTGAGATACAAAATTCGTACCAAGATCATCAAGGAAACTATGCTTCCGACATTGCACTTCTTATTTTGAAAATGCCAGTAAAGATAAACGAGGTTGTTAGACCAGCTTGTATAAATTTGCAGTCTGATTTTACTCTTCTGCAGGCTCAAAAAAATGGAGACAATGGATTTGTGGCTG GTATGGGTATTACTGAGAACGATACATATAGTTCTACTTTAAGAATTACTTCGATGAGAGTTATTTCAAACGAAAAGTGTCGTGAAGCTCAGCGCAAGAATTTTAGGaagtatataacatatacttCGTTTTGTGCTGGTTGGGCAAATGGTACAGGAGTATGTAACGGTGATAGCGGTGAAGGTTTCATGTTGCGTCGACCAAATACAGCGATTTGGGAAGTTCATGGTGTCGTTTCAATAAGTCCTCGACGATTGGGAACTAGCATTTGCGATCCAAACTATTATGCTATATTTacaaaa gtATCTCTATATGGTGATTGGATTCGtagtattatagaaaaaattccGCTGATGGGGCCACCTGATATTCATTGGCAAcctaataaagatgatattatcatttaa